The genomic DNA CGATGTTCCATATCTCGGCTTTCAGCGTCTTCACAACCAGTATCGCCAACGCGGTGACCGCGATTATCCCGCCATCAACAGGATTCGATGCCGCAGAAATGTTGGATCTGATGGAAGCACACCGTGTCACTCACACGTTCGGGGTTCCCACCCAATGGCAGATGATCGTGGACGAACAACGCCGCAAATCTCGAAAATTGAATCTGCGGTTCTACAACTGGGGTGCCGCACCGGCCACCGAAGAGTTACTCACGGCATTACGCGACACCTTCCCTGACGCCATCTCACAAGCGGCGTTCGGCCAGACAGAAACCACCGCTAGCGGTGTTTCTCTCGGACACGAAGACTCGCTGCGCAAACTTGGATCCGTCGGCAAGGCCAATCGCAATTTCGCGATACGAATCGTGGATGCCGAAATGAACGATGTTCCCGTCAATGAGGTCGGTGAGATCGTCTACCGAGGGCCGGGCGTAATGAGTCGGTTTTGGAACAACGAGGAGGCAACGGCCGAAGCCTTCGCTGGCGGTTGGTTCCACTCTGGTGACTTAGTCCGCAAGGATGAGGACGGCTTCCTCTACGTGGTCGATCGAGTCAAGGACATGATCGTATCCGGTGGAGAAAATATCTACTGCGCCGAACTAGAAAACGTCATCGCATGGCACCCGAAAATCGCCGAAGTATCCGTTGTGGGAAGAGCTGATCACAAATGGGGAGAAATCCCGGTGGCAATTGTCGTGCCGCACGATCACAACGAACCGCCCACGCTGGAAGAGATCCGCGACTTCTGTGAGGGAGACCTCGCCCGCTATAAGCTGCCGAAAGATCTCATCATTCAACCGGCCCTTCCCCGAAACGGCATCGGCAAGATTCAGAAGACAACATTGCGCCAGCTCGTCAGCGATCGCGACGTTGATTCCCCACAATTATCATCCTCGACACCTCGAACATAAGGTATCGCGAAGACCACGTCTGAGAGACGAAGCGTCCCCGGCTGGTGAGTGATCTCACCGACCGGGGACGCTTTCAATCTCGGGTTCTTAGGACCAGAAGTCGGTCCCTTCTCCAACCGCCTGCGGCGGCCATTCAGGAGTGGATGCGGGGGTGCGAGAGAAGCGTGGCGCAGGTGCGGGTTGAGGCACGCCGCCAAGTTCTGTAAAGGTATGCCGCGAGCGCATGTGCCCGTCCTGGAGAGCTTCTTCGTAGGTCAGGACTGGAGTGACGCATGCATCGGTACCGGCAAATACTGAAGTCCAGTGTGCCATGTCCTCGGTCAAGAATCGCTCGGCGAAGATTTCTTTCAACCGGGGCCAATTGGCTTTGTCAGCGCGGTCGGGTGCGATGTCTTTGACGTTGAGACCCTCTAGTAGCAGTTCATAGAATTGCGGTTCGATGGAACCAACTGCCATATAACGGCCATCGCGGGTTTCATAGACGCCGTACCACGGGGCGCTGCCGTCAAGCGGGTTCGAGAATGGTGTGTCAGTCCAGCTCCCCATTCCACGCATCGACCAGATCTGCAGCCCGAGCATGGCTGCTCCGTCAACCATGGCCGAGTCAATGACCTGACCCCGACCTGAGGTGGAGCGCTCGTGAAGTGCTGACAGGACCCCCAGCAGTAGGAACATGGTCCCTCCGCCGTAGTCGCCCACAAGGTTGAGCGGGACAGCAGGACGTTGGGAGGGGTCAGTAATGGCTGACAGGTGGCCGGTCAGCGAGATGTAGTTGATATCGTGTCCAGCGTCGGCGCAACGTTGACCATACTGGCCCCAGCCGGTCATCCGTCCAATGATCAGGCGCGGGTTATTTTCCAGCAACACCTCTGGATCCAACCCCAGCCGTTCGATGGTTCCGGGGCGGAAGCCTTCGAGTAATACGTCGGCGGTTTTCAGCGATTCGATGAGGCGTGCTCGATCAGCTTCGTCTTTCAGATCAAGCTGAACAACGCGGCGACCTCGTCGGACGATATCGGTTATTTGATTCGGCTCTTTTGCGCCCGGTCGCTCGACCAACACAACGTCGGCACCGAGGTCTGACAGCATTGCTCCCGCAAGGGGCACCGGTCCGATAGCGCCGAGCTCAACGACCTTGAGTCCCGTTAACGGGCCCCGGCCTGCGGAGTAGGCTTCTGGTTGATTAGACAAATTGTCTCCTAAGAATCTCTCAATACTTCCCGTTAAGTTCTAATGCGGTTAAATTCTTTTGGCCGGGAGCGGTAGTGGGTGTCGACAACGCTCGCCAGTGTGGTTATCGGATGGAGCCGGCTCTTCCGACAGAACGCCGGAAGAGCCTGGCCGGTCTGAACCTAGTTCATCAATTCGAGAATGCTGGCGTTGGCCTGGCCGCCGGCTTCACACATGGTCTGCAGACCATACTGCGTGCCGGTACGTTTCATGTAGTGAATCATGTCGGTCATGATGCGCGCACCTGAGCCGCCCAATGGGTGCCCCAGAGCGATGGCCCCGCCGTTGGGGTTCAGCCGGGCTGGGTCAGCGCCGATTTCACATAGCCATGCCGCAGGCACGGACGCGAAGGCTTCATTGACCTCGAAGACGCCGATCTGATCAACTGATAGCCCTGACTTCTGCAAAGCTTTCTGTGTAGCCGGGATCGGTGCGGTGAGCATAGTGATGGGATCAGCGCCACCCAGAGCCGCAGTGTGGAGCCGCGCAATCGGTTCGAGGCCCAATTCTTCGGCTTTTTCCGCGGACATCACGAGTATTGCGGATGCTCCGTCTGAGATCTGGGATGAGTTGCCGGCGGTGATGACGCCATCATCGCGGAAGACCGTCTTGAGCTTGCCTAAAGTCTCTAATGTGCCTCCGGGCCGGATTCCTTCGTCTTCTTTAAAGAGGAACTCGTTGCCTTCTTTATCGAGCCCAGTGATCGGCAGGATCTGATCAGCGAAGTCTCCCCGTTCAGTCGCAGCCTTCGCTCGAGCGTGCGAGTCCAGAGCCATCTGATCTAGCTGCTCGCGGGTGAAACCCCACTGCTCGGCGATCATCTCGGCGCCTTCGCCTTGGCTAAAACTGTCCTGACCATACCGGGCTTCGATGTCTGGGCCATAAGGCTTACCGGGGCCGTTGTTCCGGTTGGTACCCATGGGGACGCGAGT from Enteractinococcus fodinae includes the following:
- a CDS encoding AMP-binding protein, encoding MTIEFKLARTQLPTADIYRHAYELPDHPALVGETTVTYGELLQRVQQTATRLADVGITRGDRVAIVAGNCVEFPILTYAVNYLGAIIVPVNFRLSVGEIAYILGNCEPTIVVTDAERSEVTRAAAGSTPVLDLAETTSPGHDPQVPEPVICDLHDDRAIMYTSGTTGRPKGAVLSYMNFLSATTNSSISWGYVPGEDSVLIPSPMFHISAFSVFTTSIANAVTAIIPPSTGFDAAEMLDLMEAHRVTHTFGVPTQWQMIVDEQRRKSRKLNLRFYNWGAAPATEELLTALRDTFPDAISQAAFGQTETTASGVSLGHEDSLRKLGSVGKANRNFAIRIVDAEMNDVPVNEVGEIVYRGPGVMSRFWNNEEATAEAFAGGWFHSGDLVRKDEDGFLYVVDRVKDMIVSGGENIYCAELENVIAWHPKIAEVSVVGRADHKWGEIPVAIVVPHDHNEPPTLEEIRDFCEGDLARYKLPKDLIIQPALPRNGIGKIQKTTLRQLVSDRDVDSPQLSSSTPRT
- a CDS encoding thiolase family protein encodes the protein MVEAVIVDAVRTPVGKRGGALRDIHPVQLGSHVLKGLAERNSLDPALVDDVIFGCVVQVGEQAGNVARWAALGAGWPETTPGTTVDRACGSSQQALTFAISSVVAGHADIVVAGGVESMTRVPMGTNRNNGPGKPYGPDIEARYGQDSFSQGEGAEMIAEQWGFTREQLDQMALDSHARAKAATERGDFADQILPITGLDKEGNEFLFKEDEGIRPGGTLETLGKLKTVFRDDGVITAGNSSQISDGASAILVMSAEKAEELGLEPIARLHTAALGGADPITMLTAPIPATQKALQKSGLSVDQIGVFEVNEAFASVPAAWLCEIGADPARLNPNGGAIALGHPLGGSGARIMTDMIHYMKRTGTQYGLQTMCEAGGQANASILELMN
- a CDS encoding CaiB/BaiF CoA transferase family protein; the encoded protein is MSNQPEAYSAGRGPLTGLKVVELGAIGPVPLAGAMLSDLGADVVLVERPGAKEPNQITDIVRRGRRVVQLDLKDEADRARLIESLKTADVLLEGFRPGTIERLGLDPEVLLENNPRLIIGRMTGWGQYGQRCADAGHDINYISLTGHLSAITDPSQRPAVPLNLVGDYGGGTMFLLLGVLSALHERSTSGRGQVIDSAMVDGAAMLGLQIWSMRGMGSWTDTPFSNPLDGSAPWYGVYETRDGRYMAVGSIEPQFYELLLEGLNVKDIAPDRADKANWPRLKEIFAERFLTEDMAHWTSVFAGTDACVTPVLTYEEALQDGHMRSRHTFTELGGVPQPAPAPRFSRTPASTPEWPPQAVGEGTDFWS